The Haloplanus sp. CK5-1 genome segment ACGTCACGGCTCTCGCGGACTTGGAGGTCATCGACTGCCGCCGATACGCTCAGCACCTCCGAGAGCGTGTCCATAATGAGGGGGACGACCTCTCGGCGGCCTCGGCTCACGCGAACGGGCCCTACTTCACGATCGTCCGGGCATTCCTCGGTTGGTGCGTTGACGACGAGCGCATTGAGTCAAACCCTGCTCGACCGAACCGTGTCAAGGAGGCACTCCCAGAATACCACGGGGATCACGACCGACAGTTCTGGTCGGTAGAGGCTCGGGAAGCGCTGCTCAACTTCGTAAGCGAACGGGCGCACGCCGCGCTCAACGAGTCAGCGGACGCCCGCGAACAAGCCTTCCGAGATCGAGCTATCGTGACGATGCTCGCTCTCACGGGTGCCCGTGGAGCGGAACTGTTCGCCGATCCTCGCGACGACCATCGGAGCGGCCTCAAGTGGAACCATGTCGACCTCGAAAAGGGGATTGCTACCGTCTTCGGCAAGACACGGGAACGCCAGCCGATACCTCTCACTGATCGCGTCGTCGAGAGTCTTGAGCAGTATCAAAAAGTGCTTGACCCAGCCACCGAGGATTGGCCGGTGTTTCCGACTCGTCACCATGCTTCGCTCGCGAGAGCAGCTGAGGAGGGTCTCGAAGCCCAAGGATGGAGTGCGGATGATATCGAGGCGAAGCTAGCGGCCTCAACGTCAATGGAGACCATCCGGGAGCATGAAATCGCGCCGCCAGCGCTTTCCAAAAATGGAGTACGATCGTTGATGAAGCGTCTCTGTGACGCTGCTGACATTGATATCGACGGCGAGTATCTCAAGCCACATGGTGGTCGACGTGGACTGGGGAGTGATCTCTACGCACGGGATGCCGAACTCGCACAAGAGCTTCTCCGGCACGAATCGATCGAGACTACCCACGAGTCCTATCGGGAGCAGAACGTCATTGAACGGCGAGAGAGACTAGAACGGGCGCTCAACGAGTAGCCAGAACCCCGCGTCAGTGTTTTCAAATTTAGTTACCCCACAAATGAGATTGTACGCTTCGTGGGGTAACTCAGAAATTTCGGCAAGGATGTCGTCATTACCGGCTCAATAGAGCGTGCTCATTAGATAAGATGTGTTTGAGTTCGAACGTCTCGCCATCGCGAACCGAGTCGACATTCCACTGCCTGCAGTATCGAAGTATGAGACCATGCCTGGAAGTCCTCGATATGAGGTGTGACTGCCTCTCCATAATTCGGACAACAGGTCGCGACCAGCAGGTTTTGGAGCACTGACTGCCCATCGGCCTGGTGCAAAACACAGGCTCGATCACCGTGTGGGTGCTACCCTGCCAAGCAT includes the following:
- a CDS encoding tyrosine-type recombinase/integrase, with the translated sequence MTIDKSGCSTAGIDLETAIEARLASLDSGNYRANNRLILSTFAEYLRNHRDVTALADLEVIDCRRYAQHLRERVHNEGDDLSAASAHANGPYFTIVRAFLGWCVDDERIESNPARPNRVKEALPEYHGDHDRQFWSVEAREALLNFVSERAHAALNESADAREQAFRDRAIVTMLALTGARGAELFADPRDDHRSGLKWNHVDLEKGIATVFGKTRERQPIPLTDRVVESLEQYQKVLDPATEDWPVFPTRHHASLARAAEEGLEAQGWSADDIEAKLAASTSMETIREHEIAPPALSKNGVRSLMKRLCDAADIDIDGEYLKPHGGRRGLGSDLYARDAELAQELLRHESIETTHESYREQNVIERRERLERALNE